One Ferviditalea candida DNA window includes the following coding sequences:
- a CDS encoding aminotransferase family protein, with protein MSNLSELIELDKKHCLHPSSPIKDHYSQGPMVLMEKGQGIYLYDFNGKEYIDGLSSLWNVNIGHGRAELAEAAREQMSRLAFSHSFNRFSHRGAIELAEKLASLTPGDLSVTQFTSGGSESNDTAFKLARHYFKLKGQPNRYKIISRYRAYHGISMGATSATGIPVFRQMGGPLAEGFLHAAAPYCYRCEEEDCTGYSIKSIEDIIQSEGPKTVAAVIVEPIQGAGGVIVPPLGYLKEIRRICDKYGILMIADEVITGFGRTGKWFGVEYDGVVPDMMSIAKGITSGYIPLGGVVIRGSIHQELVANSQESAILPHGFTYSGHPTACAVALKNLEIMADEKLVDNAAKMGLLLQEGLKKMRDELDIVGNFMSRGLIGSIEIVQEKATKKPFSKELNAANRVFAKALENGLITRAISIDQTDMVAVCPPLIINELELQRMLDILYESIKEVQRDI; from the coding sequence TTGTCGAATCTGTCGGAATTAATTGAATTGGATAAAAAACACTGCCTGCATCCTTCCAGTCCGATTAAAGATCATTATTCGCAGGGACCGATGGTGCTGATGGAGAAAGGACAAGGCATCTATCTCTATGATTTCAACGGCAAGGAGTATATCGACGGGCTTTCCTCACTGTGGAATGTAAATATCGGGCATGGCAGAGCGGAGCTTGCGGAGGCTGCCAGGGAGCAGATGAGCCGGCTTGCGTTCAGCCATTCCTTCAACCGGTTCAGCCACCGCGGCGCGATCGAATTGGCGGAAAAGCTCGCATCTCTGACTCCGGGCGACCTGAGCGTCACGCAATTTACATCCGGGGGCTCCGAATCCAATGACACCGCCTTCAAGTTAGCCCGTCATTATTTTAAGCTAAAAGGCCAGCCCAACCGCTATAAAATCATTTCGAGATACAGGGCTTATCACGGCATTTCAATGGGAGCGACAAGCGCTACGGGAATTCCCGTTTTCCGCCAAATGGGCGGACCGCTGGCCGAAGGCTTTTTGCATGCCGCCGCCCCGTATTGCTATCGCTGCGAGGAAGAAGACTGCACGGGATATTCCATCAAAAGCATCGAGGATATCATCCAAAGCGAGGGTCCGAAAACCGTTGCGGCTGTTATCGTTGAGCCAATCCAGGGAGCGGGCGGGGTCATTGTGCCTCCGCTGGGTTATTTGAAAGAAATCCGAAGAATCTGCGATAAGTACGGAATCCTTATGATCGCCGACGAGGTCATTACCGGTTTCGGCAGAACCGGCAAATGGTTCGGGGTAGAGTATGACGGGGTTGTTCCCGATATGATGTCCATCGCCAAGGGCATTACGAGCGGATATATTCCGTTAGGAGGCGTGGTCATACGCGGGAGCATCCATCAGGAATTAGTCGCAAATTCTCAGGAAAGCGCGATATTGCCCCATGGATTTACTTACAGCGGCCATCCGACGGCGTGCGCGGTCGCTTTGAAAAATCTTGAGATCATGGCGGATGAAAAGCTGGTTGACAATGCGGCGAAAATGGGCCTGCTTCTTCAGGAAGGCCTGAAAAAAATGCGGGATGAGCTGGATATTGTCGGGAACTTCATGTCTAGAGGATTGATAGGTTCAATAGAAATCGTCCAAGAGAAAGCAACGAAAAAACCATTCTCCAAAGAATTGAATGCGGCAAACCGCGTGTTTGCCAAAGCTCTGGAGAATGGCTTGATCACAAGGGCGATTTCAATCGATCAGACGGATATGGTTGCCGTCTGTCCGCCGTTGATTATCAATGAACTAGAATTGCAGAGAATGCTGGACATTCTGTATGAATCGATCAAAGAGGTTCAAAGAGACATCTGA
- a CDS encoding CobW family GTP-binding protein gives MKRPVTIFTGFLGSGKSTLLARILEHPSMRHTAVLVNEFGKVGLDHHLLRRVDEHTVLLGGGCLCCTVRDDLVKALKDLLGLHERGEISQLDRVIIETSGLADPAPILFTILSDPVLQHHYFVDGVIATVDAVNGPMHLELHPESVKQFTVADKVIITKTDIAAPDQINRLHSLLAGLNPSVTVMEAVFGNIEPEALLKTGPTKLRKANLSAALPDPSSNGSSHSTEPRSISLTFDKPLDWTAFGLWLSMLLYAHGRDVLRVKGMVDVGEAGPVILNGVQHIIHPPDHLEQWPGEDRRSHIIFIMKSLEPLDILSSLKGFQHLVGAKASMLEMDVRI, from the coding sequence ATGAAGCGGCCTGTCACCATCTTTACCGGGTTTTTGGGAAGCGGGAAAAGCACACTGCTTGCCCGTATTTTGGAACACCCCTCAATGAGACATACGGCTGTTTTAGTGAATGAGTTCGGCAAGGTCGGTCTGGATCATCATCTGCTAAGGCGGGTAGATGAGCATACCGTGCTGCTGGGAGGCGGCTGTCTTTGCTGTACGGTTAGGGACGATCTGGTAAAAGCCTTGAAGGATTTGCTGGGTTTGCATGAGCGGGGCGAGATCTCCCAGCTTGACCGGGTCATCATTGAAACCAGCGGACTTGCCGATCCGGCGCCGATCTTATTCACGATTCTTTCGGATCCCGTTTTGCAGCACCACTATTTCGTCGACGGCGTCATTGCAACCGTTGATGCCGTCAACGGACCAATGCACCTTGAGCTTCATCCGGAATCCGTCAAGCAATTCACGGTTGCCGACAAAGTCATCATCACCAAAACAGACATTGCTGCTCCCGATCAGATCAACCGACTCCATTCCCTTTTAGCCGGGTTGAATCCGTCTGTCACGGTGATGGAGGCTGTTTTTGGAAATATTGAACCCGAAGCGTTATTAAAAACAGGCCCAACGAAGCTGAGAAAAGCGAATCTATCGGCGGCATTACCCGATCCATCATCAAATGGGAGCAGCCATTCCACCGAACCCCGCTCCATATCGCTAACCTTTGACAAGCCTTTGGACTGGACGGCATTCGGGCTGTGGTTAAGTATGCTGCTCTATGCTCACGGCAGGGATGTCCTCAGAGTGAAAGGGATGGTCGATGTGGGCGAAGCGGGCCCCGTAATTCTGAATGGAGTGCAGCACATTATTCATCCGCCCGATCACCTTGAACAATGGCCAGGCGAAGATCGCCGTTCCCACATTATTTTTATTATGAAATCGCTTGAGCCATTGGATATTTTGTCGTCCTTAAAGGGATTTCAGCATCTTGTGGGGGCTAAAGCCAGCATGCTGGAGATGGATGTGCGCATATAA